The genome window CTGCCATGCCAGAAAGCGGTTCTGTGGAATGAAACTTTGTTCAGAGTGCTTTTGACTAGTGCTGTTCTCTATGGGATCATCTATATGGGGTATATGATAGGAACCTCAAACGAAACCAATTATACTCGTTCAAATTCTATAGATCGAGCTTCGTCATCATCATCCTTAGCTCCTCGTCCTCAAATCGTGATGGGGATGTTGACACCACATACCAATCTCCAATTCCGCGAAGGACAGCGAGCTACATGGATTTCAGCAATACGAATTTTGGAGTCTGAGCTTCCCTTTCGTATAACTTATAAGTTTCTTATTGATCGTCCAACAAATGACACCATTGCAGAAAACAAAAAGTACAACGACATTGTTTTTCTAAATGCAACAAGTCAAGGAAGAGGTGTGAAATTTGGAGAGAAGATGTATCTGTGGTTCAAATACATACACGAACATTACCCAGATGCATTACTTGGTGGAAAAGTTGATGATGACGTTTTCCTATGTGTACCACAGATTTTTAATAGACTGAATGAACTGAAATCGTCGACATTGTATTACGGTTGGTCACATGGTTCAGGTAAAAAGGTGAATATTGACACGCGGATGGATGAGATGTTTGTGATTCTAGGAAGAGATCTGATAGGACGGATCGCTAAAACGTAAGTATTGTGGAGAACCGAAGTGTAGTAAGACTGAGGACTTAATAGATACCAACTTTGGAGGGACTTCTATAGGTTCCTGGCTGTCCGCATATGACGATATTGATTATCAACGTGACAACGCTAAAATCCTTCATATGGGTCGTGGAGCAGAAGCAAAAATTCTAACATACATAAAACCTgacttttgtttaaaatacgTCCTCAACCATAAGTCATCTGTGGAGATAATGAAACGTCTCCATGAATATAATAAACCAACACCTGTCCGTTTTTCACCTGGCAAGTACGTTAACTCTGTGGTAAGATCTTCTTTCGACAAAATCATCGTATCTTCGGAAACACCTTCACGACCCTCGCTCCACAAATTTGTTGGTGCCGTGACCGGGTCAATGTTTTCGGGAGATGTCGTAAGGACACGCTTGCCAGAGCCTCTAACAAACCCTCACACATCTGTAGCGGTCATGGACAAGATGCCTGCATGTGATAACTGGGGAGTAGTCACAACGATTTTCTCTGCTTCGAAAGCTGTGAAAAACATGGCATTGCTTTCGCAATGGTGCGTGGTAATTGTAGCGGACAAGAAAACACCAGATGAGGGTACGTACATATCTGAAATGAAGCTAAACCAGACTAATATACAACGAATCAAATACCTCTCAGTTACTGAACAGAGTGCCTTGTATCCTTTATTGACG of Argopecten irradians isolate NY chromosome 7, Ai_NY, whole genome shotgun sequence contains these proteins:
- the LOC138327671 gene encoding LOW QUALITY PROTEIN: uncharacterized protein (The sequence of the model RefSeq protein was modified relative to this genomic sequence to represent the inferred CDS: deleted 1 base in 1 codon), with protein sequence MGYMIGTSNETNYTRSNSIDRASSSSSLAPRPQIVMGMLTPHTNLQFREGQRATWISAIRILESELPFRITYKFLIDRPTNDTIAENKKYNDIVFLNATSQGRGVKFGEKMYLWFKYIHEHYPDALLGGKVDDDVFLCVPQIFNRLNELKSSTLYYGWSHGSGKKVNIDTRMDEMFVILGRDLIGRIAKRKYCGEPKCSKTEDLIDTNFGGTSIGSWLSAYDDIDYQRDNAKILHMGRGAEAKILTYIKPDFCLKYVLNHKSSVEIMKRLHEYNKPTPVRFSPGKYVNSVVRSSFDKIIVSSETPSRPSLHKFVGAVTGSMFSGDVVRTRLPEPLTNPHTSVAVMDKMPACDNWGVVTTIFSASKAVKNMALLSQWCVVIVADKKTPDEGTYISEMKLNQTNIQRIKYLSVTEQSALYPLLTDVIPLNHFGRKNIGYMYAIHHKAKYVWDFDDDNDGTVDLNDFKSPFSYVTDCTSTTHLLVNPYPYFGVEETYTWPRGFPLQDIKNKTTLPKLCNSSDAIQLGIVQSLANQQPDIDAIYRMSRDAPFNFRATRKSHKPFVVPGKKFAPLNAQATLWLTPAFPYIALPISVNGRVSDIWRSYIAQYFLHKENIRVAFSPPYVTQERNAHDSLRDFNAELDIYQKVKQLVHFLSSEQSAYLSIVDLYKSLYMRNYLEELDIQFIEAWTKTLKSIEM